The following proteins are encoded in a genomic region of Aptenodytes patagonicus chromosome 13, bAptPat1.pri.cur, whole genome shotgun sequence:
- the NTAN1 gene encoding protein N-terminal asparagine amidohydrolase, protein MPLLINGERIELARPTGDMIRAYPHLEEKAKLLRSQPAQIVEPKGLLYVQQREFAVTTPKDGSVSILGSDDATTCHIVVLRHTGSGATCLTHCDGSDTEAEVSLIMSSVKSFSNTAGYGRLEVHLVGGFNDDRQLSQKLTNQLLRAFDLQPDDVHLVTFCVTELNDREEKDTHFPIIYGIAVNVKTAEIFPATFPEKGPDEDLRSAHVLTGATLTNIYDAKLEQLHIGPYFWRPFPHVDFWLEQDDKQILQNLSTSPLAEPPHFVSHIRSTLTFLKEHPFPSRSLFPDRKPRIYKKNEEGLWEQVCSDKI, encoded by the exons ATGCCGCTGCTGATTAACGGTGAGCGGATCGAGCTGGCCCGGCCCACGGGGGACATGATCCGCGCCTACCCGCACCTCGAG GAAAAGGCAAAACTTCTGAGAAGTCAGCCTGCTCAAATCGTGGAACCCAAAGGCCTTCTGTATGTCCAGCAGAGAGAATTTGCAGTGACTACCCCTAAAGATG GTTCTGTTTCCATTCTTGGATCAGATGATGCAACTACCTGCCACATAGTTGTGCTCCGACACACAG GCAGTGGAGCTACCTGCTTGACACACTGCGACGGATCAGACACAGAAGCTGAGGTGTCACTCATCATGAGTTCAGTAAAATCTTTCTCTAACACCGCAGGATATGGAAG GCTGGAAGTGCACCTAGTTGGAGGTTTCAATGATGATAGGCAGTTATCACAAAAACTTACTAATCAGCTTCTTA GAGCATTCGATCTCCAACCAGATGATGTTCATTTAGTGACTTTCTGCGTAACAG aactaaatgacagagaagaaaaggatacTCACTTTCCAATCATTTATGGAATAG CTGTGAATGTTAAAACAGCAGAGATTTTCCCTGCAACCTTCCCAGAAAAAGGGCCAGATGAGGATTTGCGTTCAGCCCACGTTTTAACAGGAGCAACA CTGACTAACATTTACGATGCAAAGTTGGAACAACTACATATTGGGCCTTATTTCTGGAGGCCTTTCCCACATGTGGATTTCTGGTTGGAACAAGACGATAAACAGATTTTACAG AATCTTTCCACATCGCCCCTGGCTGAGCCACCCCACTTTGTTTCCCACATTAGATCTACATTAACGTTTTTGAAAGAACATCCATTTCCATCCCGGTCTCTGTTTCCTGACAGGAAACCTCGCATctacaaaaaaaatgaagaagggtTGTGGGAACAGGTTTGTTCTGACAAGATCTAA